The Acidobacteriota bacterium DNA window GGCCTGACCAACTTTCTTGAAGTCGACATTCCACAGGAAGATCGCCAGCAAAATGATCATTAGCGCCAGCGAGATTCCGATTCGAACAGCCTTGTTCGCCATCGACCCTAGGGTAGCCCCGTTCGTCCAAATTAGGAATTCGGAATTCGGAATTTCGCTCTCCGTTCTGCTGGCCGGGGGAATACTCCGGGGGAGCGGGTGGGAAATCCAATATCCCAAATCCAACATCCCAAATGGGCGGAGCTGTTCGCTATGATGTTTCCATGATTGATGGGGACGGGAAATTGCTCAGCGTGCGGTCGCACCCGTTGTGCTTGGGACACAACCCCGGACTCGGCCATCCCGAAACTCCGGAACGCGTGCGGGTGATCCTCGACGCATTGTCGGCGCGCGTCGACGGCCGGTGGACTGTCGATCCCGAAAGCCTCCTTCCCGACGAAGAGGACACCCTCGGCACCCTGGCCTGGATTCACGATTCGGCGTACATCGAGAGGGTGCGGGATGCGTCGGAGTCTGGAAGCGGATGGCTGGACTCACACGACTGCGGCGTTTCAGCAGGGACCTTTTCCGCTGCGATCGCAGCGGCTGGGCTGGCGCTCCAGGCGGGGCTCGATCTGGCGAACGGTCAGCTGCGCCGAGCCTTTTTGGTGGTGCGGCCGCCGGCACATCACGCGGGGCGCGAAAAGGCCTCGGGCTATTGTTTCTTCAACTCGGTGGCGCTCGCGGCGGAGGTCGTGGTCCGCAGCTGGAACCGGCCGGTGGTCGTCGCCGACTTTGGCGCGTTCCATGGCGATGGCATCCAGGAGCATTTCTATTCCCGGGGCGATGTCGGATACGTATCCGTCCATCGGTACCCGGCCTTCCCCGGGACCGGGGGTGCCGACGAAGTGGGCGATGGCGAAGGGCGTGGAACCACACGCAATGTGCCTCTTGCCGGCGGGGCCGGAGATGACATTTTCTGCACGGCATTTGCCGACGCTCTGGATGAGATTTGTCAGCGATTGCAACCGGCAGCGATCATCTTGTCGGCAGGATTTGATGCACATCGGGACGACCCGTTGGGAGGCATGGAGGTGTCCGAATTGGGCTTTGGGCAGCTGACGAAGTGCGCCGTCGATGCCGCGGAACGATGGGCTGAAGGACGCGTATTATCTTTTCTTGAAGGAGGATACGAGCTGGGAGCGCTGGCTAAATCAGTTCGTATTCATGTCGAGGAATTGGCAAAAAGCTCTGTCGATTAATTCAATCCAGATTCTCCATACAATCGGTGATCTACGTCACGGACAACGCGAGTTCATACATATCTTTGGCTAAACTTACTCGCTCAAACCTTCTCAATTTGCTGATCAAATTTGACCATAGATATGCCTTGGTATATCATAATTACGATCGTAAATTGCCACCCGGACTTCGATCCAGAGGAGGATTCGCAATGCGTTACAAAGGAACCGTCGGAGCGCTTGTTGTGCTGTCTCTCCTGCTTCCGATGAGCGCGGTTGCCGAGACGATATTCTGGCTGGATACGCCGGCGGATGGGGCCACTGTTTTTGGCCTTGTGGAGGTCAATGGTTTCGTCGTCGATGACGGGCAACAGTGCGGTCCCCAGTGGACGTGGCACTCTTGTCAGTGGGACCGGGCCTTGGTGAGCAAGGTCGATCTGTACGTCGACGACACCTTCGTAACGACGGCCGATATCAGCCAGCCTCGGTACGACATTCTCCAGGCCTATCCCTGGTACGCTGGCACGCCGTACGCGCGGCCCGGCTTTGCCACCTCCTTCGATTCGGCGGCCTATTCCGACGGCGTGCACACGCTGTTCATGCGCGTCACATTCGAGGATGCGACCACCGACGATTTCGGTCTGCGCTCCTTCACGATCGACAATGACCGCAATCAGGCACCCCTCGGGGAACTGGAGTTGCCGGGTTCGAACCAGCCGATGAACGGCGTCTTTCCGGTCACGGGCTGGGCGCTCGACGACGAGAGCGTGGCCTTCGTCGAGATCATGGTCGACGGACTGGCGATGGGCAACGCCGTCACCGGCGTGCACCGACCGGACATTGGCAACAAGTTTCCGAGCAATGCCAACGCCGAGTACGCCGGGTTCGTTCGCATGCTCAACACCACGTATCTGAACAACGGCATCCACGTGCTGGCGGTGCGTGTGGTCGACAACGAAGGTGCCTCGCGTGTGATCGGCAGGCGCTTTGTCCAGACCTTCAACACCGGCTCCAACCTGCCGCCCTTCGGCGACATCGACTGGCCGGTCGACAACCACGTCATGGTGGCAGAGGGCTGTGAGCTGGACGACGACGGCTTCGAGCCGCCGTGGTCGGGCGATGTTTATGAGAATCCCGAAAACGTCGAAATGGTGATCGGATGGGCGCTCGACGTGGGTTCGCGAACCGATTTCGGTGGCGTCTCATACGTTCAGCTGCTTCTCGACGGCGTCATCATTCGCGACACCAACCTGGATTACTACTTCTGGAACGAAGTCGACTGGGATTTCAACTACTACGGCCACGAGCGGATGGACGTCCACCGGCTGTACGTCGATGTACCGAACTCCAAGCACAGCGGTTTTTCGTTCCTACTGGACGTCGCGGAGCTGATCCTGAACCGTGGATTCAACCGGGGTGTGCATCTATTGAAGGTGCGAGCCGGTGACCGTGAGAACAACGTCACCGACATCGCCCAAGTCCCAGTGATCTTCCAGTGCAACGACGACGAAGATGATCCGTCGTGGGGCGACATCTGGACGCCAGAGCACATGGAACTCGAAGGCGGCATCGTTGAGGTCACCGGATTTGCGATTGATACCCAGCGCATCGATTACATCGAGATCTGGGTCGACGGTGTGCACATAGGAGATGCCGAAATGGGGCTGGAGTCGCCGGACGTCGATGTGCTGTACCCCTGGCTCCCGCCCATTTTCTCGAGCACGTCCGGTTTCAGATACGAACTGGACACGGTTGCCGCAAATCTCGCCGACGGTGAGCATGTCATCGTCGTATGGACCGAAGATCGCCTCGAGGGCCGCAATATCCTCGGGGAACGCCGCTTTGTCCTCGACAATCAGAGCCCCTGATTGCTGACCACCCGTGGAACCGCAAAACCCCGCTGCGGCGGGGTTTTGTGTTTTGGCATTTCATCCGATCGCTTGACGGCGATCGGATGAATTGCGAGGCTACAATGTGGCCAAACAGGAGGGTTGTGTGAAAGCTCTGTTCTTCGAAGAACACGGCGGGACGGAAAAACTCATTTTCGGCGAGCGACCCTTGCCCGAACCGGGGCGGAGACAGGTGCGAGTGCGGTTGAAAACTGCCGCACTCAACCATCTCGATCTTTTCGTTCTCCACGGGATGCCGGGAATTCCGATCGGGTTGCCCCACATCGGGGGCGCCGACGGCTGTGGGATCGTGGACGCGGTCGGGCCGGAGGCCGAGGGCGTCGACCTCGGCTCCGAGGTGATTTTCGACCCGGGCCTGTCGTGTGGGCGGTGTGAGTTCTGTCTCGCGGGCGAGCAAAGCCTGTGCGTCTCGTTCGGAGTTCTGGGAGAGCACACGGACGGAACATTCTGTGAAGCGGTGGTGGTAGCCGCTGACGCCCTCTCTTCACGTCCGAGCCATCTGTCGTGGGAGGAGTCGGCTGCCCTCGGGCTGGCGCATCTGACGGCGTGGAGGATGCTGGTGAAACGGGGCCGGCTCAGACCCGGCGAAACTGTGTTGATTCACGGCATCGGAGGCGGTGTTTCGATGGCCTGTCTGCAGTTCGCCAAAATGGTGGGCGCACGCACGATCGTGACCTCGAGGTCCGAGGAAAAGCTCAGCCGAGCGGCCGATCTCGGTGCTGACGAGGCCATTCCGGCAGGAGATCGGGTCGCTCGGACGGTGCGTAGCCTGACCGATGGACGGGGAGCCGACATAGTGGTTGATTCGGTTGGGGAGGCAACCTGGATGCAGTCTCTGAAAGCTGCCGCCAAGGGAGGACGGATCGTCACCTGTGGCGCGACGTCCGGGCCCAATCCCAAAGAAGAGATCCGGCTCGTATTCTGGAACCAGCTCAGCATCATCGGCTCCACCATGGGCTCCCGTTCGGATTGGCGGGAGATGGTGGCCGCTGTCAACCAGCACGGATTGAAACCGGTGATCGACACCGTGCTGCCGCTGAGCGATGGGCGAGCGGCATATGAGCGCATGGAAGAGGCTGGCCAGTTTGCTAAGATCGTGCTGTCCATCGATGGCTGAAGCGATGGCCCAGGGTGGCCGGCTCACCAAATTTCTCCGATACGACACCTCGGATGACTGAAGCCATGGACACGCCGACGACCGACCATCTCCAACCGACGGTACTTGCGCGTCCCGAACATCGGATTTCCCGCGGGAGCTTGTCGTCGGAGGCGCTCAAGGTTCTCTACAGGCTCCACAGGTCGGGGTACGCCGCGTATCTGGTCGGCGGCAGCGTGCGTGATCTCCTGCTCGACAAAAGGCCCAAGGATTTCGATGTCGCCACCAATGCGCGGCCGCAGGAGATCAGGCGACTGTTCCGCAACTCCCGCATCATCGGCCGAAGGTTCCGCCTCGTGCACGTGTATTTCCGTGGAGGGATCGTGGAGGTGGCAACGTTCCGTGCGAACCCGGAACCGCCCGAGTCCCCGAACGATTGGGAGGAGGCAGAGGCCGAGGAAGCGGAGGCGCACTCGGCGACGGAACGACCCCAGCCCGAAACTTCGAAGGTGGTCTATGGCTCGCCCGCCGAGGATGCCCGCCGCCGTGATTTCACCGTCAACGCGTTGTTCTACAATATCGCGGACTTTTCGGTCATCGATCACGTGAACGGAATCGGGGACCTCGAGCGCGGGATCATCCGGGCGATTGGTGATCCTGACCAACGGTTCATCGAAGATCCTGTAAGAATGATGCGAGCCCTCGAGTACAGCGTCAGGTTGGGCTTCGAAATCGAACCCGGCACCAAGGAGGCGATCGAGGCCCAGAAATACCTGATCGCGGAAGCCTCGGCTCCGCGCCTGACGTACGAACTCCTGGAATCTCTCCGCTCGGGTTGTGCCGCAGGAATTCACCAGGCGTGGCGGCGTGCCGGCGTGTTCCCGCTCGCGTTTCCGGATATTCCGATCGATACCGACGAGAGCATGCGCGTCCTCGAAATGCTCGACGAAGAGATCGGATCAGGCCGTGAGTTCGCGGATCCGAGTCTGATAGGGAGTTTCTTCCTCGGTCGGTTTCTCGCGATCGCAGAGGAGGAAACCTCGGAAACTGGCCGGGTCGACAACCCGCAGGTCCTCGGGCGGCTCAGGGAATCACTCGAGCCCGCGACGACCAGCATGCATTTGTCGAACCAGACCCTGCATCTTCTTCACCAGGGGCTGTTCGCACTGACCAAGATGCGAAGGCCGCCTGAACGCGGTCGGCAAGTGCTCAAGCTTGCCAGGCAGGACTACTTTCAGGTGGCATGGGACCTTTACGGAATCGCGGTCGCGCTCGGCTATATCTCGCCCGAAGCGCATCAGGGGTGGCAGCGGGCGCTTCGCAAGGTCCGTTCGAAGGACCGGACGGAGGATGCACGAGAGGAGGCGCGGGCTCGGTCCCGACCTCGTGGACGACGCCCGCGGCGAAGGCGGCGAAAGTGAGCGCGGAGAATAGTGACCGGGATCGCGCCGCCCGCAGAGCCGAGGAGCTGCGTGAGATCCTGCGGCACCACGATCGCCGTTACTACGTTCTGGCCGATCCGGAGATCTCGGACTACGAATACGATCAACTCTTTGCCGAGCTGGTGCAGCTCGAGGAGGATTTTCCCGACCTGTTGACGCCGACATCGCCGACCCAGAGAGTCGGGGGCGAACCGTTGTCGGGACTCGAGCAGGTGGCCCACGCCATTCCCATGCTCTCGCTCGACAACACCTATTCGCGCGAGGAACTACACACGTGGTACGCGCGGCTCTGCCGCGAGCTCGGACGAGAGCCCGACAGCCTGGCCGCCGAGCTCAAGATCGATGGCGTCTCGATCTCGCTGATCTATGTGGACGGAAAGCTCGAGCGGGCCGTGACACGGGGAGACGGCACCCTCGGTGATGACGTGACGACCAATGCACGCACCATTCGCCAGCTTCCGCTCGAGGTGAATGGCCTTCCGAACCTGGTTGAAGTTCGAGGTGAAGTGTACCTGGCGCGCAGCGTCTTCTCCGAGCTGAACAGCGACCGACACCGGGAAGGGAAACAAGAGTTCGCCAATCCGCGCAACGCCGCGGCGGGCGCCATCCGGCTGCTCGATCCACGGGAGGCATCGAGGCGGCGCCTCGGCCTGTGGTGCTACCAGGTCGCGAGAGCGGAAGGGTACGAAGAGGACAGCCACATCGCCACGCTCGAATGGCTGAACGGTCTGGGCTTCCCGACTAGCCCGGGTCTCGAGCGATGCGCCGGGCTTGGCGAGGTCGAGGCATATATCGATCGTTGGCAGGAAGATCGACATGACCTCGACTACGAAACTGACGGGATCGTCATCAAGGTTGACAGCGCCTCGGAAAGGGAGGCTCTTGGCAGTACGTCGCGGTCTGTGCGGTGGGCGGTGGCCTACAAGTTTCCGCCCGAGGGCCGTACGACAAAGCTTCTCGACGTGGTCGTCCAGGTCGGCCGCACAGGTGTCCTGACTCCGGTAGCGGTGCTCGAGCCGGTCGAGATCGCCGGCTCGACAGTCTCGCGAGCCACCCTTCATAACTTCGATGAGGTCATGCGACTGGATGTGCGGATGGGCGACACCGTGTGGGTGACCAAAGGCGGCGAGGTGATTCCGAAGGTGGTGGGCGTGGTCACCTCCGAGCGACCCCCCGGGGCGCGACCGTGTATCCCTCCCGAGACATGCCCATCGTGCGGGACTCCGGTAGAGCGCGAGGGGGAAGAGGTCGCGCTACGTTGCCCGAATCCGGAGTGCCCCGCGGTGGTGGGTGCGAGGCTTCGTCATTTTGTTGCGCGCGGGGCGATGGAGGTGGAGGGCCTCGGAGGGAGATTGCTCGAGCAGTTGGTCGAAGCGGGTATGGTGACCGACGAGGCCTCGCTCTGGGACCTGGATGCCGAGTCCCTGGCGGAGCTGCCCGGCTGGGGCGTCTTGTCTGCGACAAAATTGGTGAGCGAACTCGAAGAGGTGCGAGCGCGGCCGCTTCATCGGCTGATCTTCGCGCTCGGAATTCCGCACGTCGGTGAGCGCGCCGCCAAGCTCCTGGCACGGCGATTCGGCAACCTGGGAGCTCTCTCGGTAGCCTCACCCGAGACGCTCGAGCAAATCGATGGAATCGGGCCTGTGATCGCCACCGCGGTGACGGAGTGGTTCGCCGACGAATCCCGACGGGAGCTCTTGGAAAGGTTGGGGGAGCGGGGAATCAATCCGCACGAGGTCGTGGATGAAGTGTCCGGCAGTGTCCCTCTCGAAGGCCAAACCTTCGTTTTGACCGGCACGTTGAGTCGGCCGAGACGCGAGCTCAAGCAAGAGCTCGAGCGGCTTGGCGCCAAAGTCGCCGGCTCGGTGTCGGGTAAGACGACGTTCGTTGTGGCCGGGGATAACGCCGGTAGCAAGTTGACCAGAGCGCGCGAGCTCGGTGTGACGGTCATCGACGAGTCAGAGCTCGAGAAGATGTTGGATTCATAGGGAGCGATTGGAATGCCACCGGTGATTTTCCTTGTCGACGACGACGATGGTTCACGCGATGCCATGACCCGGACTCTGGAGCGCGTGGGTTACGACCTGCGGTCCTTCGACTCGGCGGAGGCTGCGCTCGAAAAACTCGGGGAAGGCGAGGAGGTGGACGCAATTGTCTCGGATGTCCGCATGCCCGGCATGGACGGCTACGATTTCCTGCGCGCCGTCCGTGCGGAACACCCTAACCTCCCGTTCCTGCTCGTCACGGCCTATGCAGATGTCGAGGACGCGGTGTCGGCACTTCAGGAGGGAGCTGATGACTACCTCACGAAACCGGTGAAGGTCCAGGAGCTGCGGCAGCGCGTTCAGCTGCAGCTTGAACGGCGGGTTCTGTCGGATGAGAATCGCAGGCTGCGCCAACGTCTCGAGAAGAGCTTCGGTTTCGAGGGCATCGTCGGCCGCTCGACGGCGATGGAGGAGCTGCTCGAACGCCTGCGAGTTGTCGCGCCGACCCGATCGACCGTTCTCATCGTCGGCGAGTCCGGCACAGGCAAGGAGCTGGTTGCGAATGCCCTTCATCAAAACTCTCCTCGCGCTCAGGGGCCCTTCGTGGCGATCAACTGCGGGGCCATACCGGGTGAGATACTCGAATCAGAGCTCTTTGGCCACGAAAAGGGTGCCTTCACCGGAGCCCACCAGCGCCGTATCGGGCTGATCGAGCGTGCTTCTGGAGGGACTCTGTTCCTCGACGAGATCTCGGAG harbors:
- a CDS encoding histone deacetylase; the encoded protein is MIDGDGKLLSVRSHPLCLGHNPGLGHPETPERVRVILDALSARVDGRWTVDPESLLPDEEDTLGTLAWIHDSAYIERVRDASESGSGWLDSHDCGVSAGTFSAAIAAAGLALQAGLDLANGQLRRAFLVVRPPAHHAGREKASGYCFFNSVALAAEVVVRSWNRPVVVADFGAFHGDGIQEHFYSRGDVGYVSVHRYPAFPGTGGADEVGDGEGRGTTRNVPLAGGAGDDIFCTAFADALDEICQRLQPAAIILSAGFDAHRDDPLGGMEVSELGFGQLTKCAVDAAERWAEGRVLSFLEGGYELGALAKSVRIHVEELAKSSVD
- a CDS encoding zinc-binding dehydrogenase, whose amino-acid sequence is MKALFFEEHGGTEKLIFGERPLPEPGRRQVRVRLKTAALNHLDLFVLHGMPGIPIGLPHIGGADGCGIVDAVGPEAEGVDLGSEVIFDPGLSCGRCEFCLAGEQSLCVSFGVLGEHTDGTFCEAVVVAADALSSRPSHLSWEESAALGLAHLTAWRMLVKRGRLRPGETVLIHGIGGGVSMACLQFAKMVGARTIVTSRSEEKLSRAADLGADEAIPAGDRVARTVRSLTDGRGADIVVDSVGEATWMQSLKAAAKGGRIVTCGATSGPNPKEEIRLVFWNQLSIIGSTMGSRSDWREMVAAVNQHGLKPVIDTVLPLSDGRAAYERMEEAGQFAKIVLSIDG
- the ligA gene encoding NAD-dependent DNA ligase LigA, with amino-acid sequence MSAENSDRDRAARRAEELREILRHHDRRYYVLADPEISDYEYDQLFAELVQLEEDFPDLLTPTSPTQRVGGEPLSGLEQVAHAIPMLSLDNTYSREELHTWYARLCRELGREPDSLAAELKIDGVSISLIYVDGKLERAVTRGDGTLGDDVTTNARTIRQLPLEVNGLPNLVEVRGEVYLARSVFSELNSDRHREGKQEFANPRNAAAGAIRLLDPREASRRRLGLWCYQVARAEGYEEDSHIATLEWLNGLGFPTSPGLERCAGLGEVEAYIDRWQEDRHDLDYETDGIVIKVDSASEREALGSTSRSVRWAVAYKFPPEGRTTKLLDVVVQVGRTGVLTPVAVLEPVEIAGSTVSRATLHNFDEVMRLDVRMGDTVWVTKGGEVIPKVVGVVTSERPPGARPCIPPETCPSCGTPVEREGEEVALRCPNPECPAVVGARLRHFVARGAMEVEGLGGRLLEQLVEAGMVTDEASLWDLDAESLAELPGWGVLSATKLVSELEEVRARPLHRLIFALGIPHVGERAAKLLARRFGNLGALSVASPETLEQIDGIGPVIATAVTEWFADESRRELLERLGERGINPHEVVDEVSGSVPLEGQTFVLTGTLSRPRRELKQELERLGAKVAGSVSGKTTFVVAGDNAGSKLTRARELGVTVIDESELEKMLDS
- a CDS encoding sigma-54 dependent transcriptional regulator; this translates as MPPVIFLVDDDDGSRDAMTRTLERVGYDLRSFDSAEAALEKLGEGEEVDAIVSDVRMPGMDGYDFLRAVRAEHPNLPFLLVTAYADVEDAVSALQEGADDYLTKPVKVQELRQRVQLQLERRVLSDENRRLRQRLEKSFGFEGIVGRSTAMEELLERLRVVAPTRSTVLIVGESGTGKELVANALHQNSPRAQGPFVAINCGAIPGEILESELFGHEKGAFTGAHQRRIGLIERASGGTLFLDEISELSADLQVKLLRVLEEKHIMRVGGSTQIPVDFRLVAATNRDLAQWVENGRFRQDLFYRLKVVELFIPPLRERIEDIPLFVQHFLEHFNREMDRDVGGVHPTVLAALKRQPWPGNVRELRNLIESMVLFASSGEIVLEDLPNEYRASGQAMVMEEKAEWRPRSMAEIEKEAILRTVEHTGGHRARAADILEIGLRTLQRKLKEYGEIAPRGDEESGGES